TGGTTTTAGAAGTTGAACAAAAACTTGATTTATTAAAGCAATCTATTCTTAACAAAGCCTTCCGTGGTGAACTGGGAACAAATGATCCAACAGAAGAAAGTGCAATCGAGCTTTTAAAGGAGGTTTTAAAATCCAAATAAAGGAATTTGAGTATACAAAAATTTTGTCACTTTTTAATCGGCTGATTCAAAAAATTGTAAAATAAGTACAACTTTTTTGTTACACCGTTCATATTTCTGAACGGTGTTTTGCTTTTTCAATGGACTTTTCCATTCCCTCTGAACGTACTCCCCTATTACCTCAACACACATCGAAAATGTTTCAAAGCTAGAAACAACCTCTAAATAGAGGCTGTTTTTGTTTTTAACACAACTTAAAATTGATTATAAAATTCCAAAAATGTAAATTATTTAACCAATGAAGTATATTTTGGGTAGTAATATATACTTAGATGTTAAGAGGGAGTTGAATACATGAGGGGGCTTAAAGAGCGTTTTAGGAAATTACGTGAAGCTCACGGTTTGTCCCAAATGGAATTATCTAATGAGCTAAAACTAGCTAATTCAATATTGCTACATAAGAAAAAAGGAGCCTAGTCTGCATGATTTAACACTAATAGTTGATTATTTTAATTATTCTTGGGGTGAAAAACAGTTTAAAGATTTGTTTGATGATATAGATTTGCTGAATAGCGAAGATACCCATTTATTTGGGAATATCTTATGCTTAACATCAAATTACATTGCGGGAATAAATACATAAAAACTAGAATTTTTCTCGGAAATTTGTTTGAAATTAATTTCTATAAATTGCATTATTGTTTTGTAAGAAGTGTGGTGGTTCACACTGTAAAGCAGATGTAATGGTTCCTCCAATTAAAGTCAAAACCATTGACTCTATCAGAAATTGGATAACTGTCCAAACTGCCATATCGCAAGACGATCGATACGTTTGATTTTAACGCACTGCCTTCCGTGGATGAGCGTCGGATTCGAGAGCTGCTTACCTTATCGTTTATTGATCGAAAGGAGATTATTCTTTTTCTCGGTCCGCCGAGGATTGGAAAGACGCATCTGGCTATTTCGATTGGAATGGAGGCGATCGCAAGAGGGTATAAAACGTATTTTATTACCGCCCATGATTCGGTCACTCAGTTAAGAAAAGCCGACCAGGAAGGAAAGCTGGAAAAAAAGCTTCGCATGTTTGTGAAGCCAACCATTCTCATTATTGATGAAATGGGGTACTTAAAATTGGCCCCAAACAGCGCTCATTACTTATTTCAGGTCATCGCCCGTTGGTATGAACATGCCCCGATTATCCTCACCTCCAACAAAAGCTTTGGGGAATGGGGAGAAGTTGTGGGAGACTCGG
The Bacillus alveayuensis genome window above contains:
- a CDS encoding cytoskeletal protein RodZ (product_source=COG1426; cath_funfam=1.10.260.40; cog=COG1426; superfamily=47413), with the translated sequence MRGLKERFRKLREAHGLSQMELSNELKLANSILLHKKKGA
- a CDS encoding DNA replication protein DnaC (product_source=COG1484; cath_funfam=3.40.50.300; cog=COG1484; pfam=PF01695; smart=SM00382; superfamily=52540) — translated: MDERRIRELLTLSFIDRKEIILFLGPPRIGKTHLAISIGMEAIARGYKTYFITAHDSVTQLRKADQEGKLEKKLRMFVKPTILIIDEMGYLKLAPNSAHYLFQVIARWYEHAPIILTSNKSFGEWGEVVGDSVLATAMLDRLLHHSIIFNLKGESYRLREKRLQQEKQKDQ